A single Drosophila ananassae strain 14024-0371.13 chromosome 3L, ASM1763931v2, whole genome shotgun sequence DNA region contains:
- the LOC6494992 gene encoding probable nuclear hormone receptor HR3 isoform X9: protein MRSIKLTNMPSTIRAQIEIIPCKVCGDKSSGVHYGVITCEGCKGFFRRSQSSVVNYQCPRNKQCVVDRVNRNRCQYCRLQKCLKLGMSRDAVKFGRMSKKQREKVEDEVRFHRAQMRAQSDAAPDSSVYDTQTPSSSDQLHHNNYNSYSGGYSNNEVGYGSPYGYSASVTPQQTMQYDISADYVDSTTYEPRSTIIDPEFISHADGDINDVLIKTLAEAHNNTNTKLEAVHDMFRKQPQDVSRILYYKNLGPEELWLDCAEKLTQMIQNIIEFAKLIPGFMRLSQDDQILLLKTGSFELAIVRMSRLLDLSQNAVLYGDVMLPQEAFYTSDSEEMRLVSRIFQTAKSIAELKLTETELALYQSLVLLWPERNGVRGNTEIQRLFNLSMNAIRQELETNHAPLKGDVTVLDTLLNNIPNFRDISILHMEALSKFKQQHPNVVFPALYKELFSIDSQQDLT, encoded by the exons CTCAAATCGAGATAATTCCATGCAAAGTCTGCGGCGACAAGTCATCGGGCGTGCACTACGGCGTAATCACCTGCGAGGGCTGTAAGGGATTTTTTCGACGATCGCAGAGCTCCGTGGTGAACTATCAGTGTCCGCGCAACAAGCAATGTGTGGTGGATCGCGTTAACCGGAACCGCTGTCAATACTGTAGACTGCAAAAGTGCCTAAAACTGGGAATGAGTCGTGATG CTGTAAAGTTCGGAAGGATGTCGAAGAAACAGCGCGAGAAGGTCGAGGACGAGGTCCGCTTCCACCGGGCCCAGATGAGGGCCCAGAGCGATGCGGCGCCTGACAGCTCCGTGTACGACACGCAGACCCCCTCTAGCAGCGATCAGCTGCATcacaacaactacaatag CTACAGCGGCGGATATTCCAACAACGAGGTGGGCTACGGCAGTCCCTACGGCTACTCGGCCTCCGTGACGCCCCAGCAGACCATGCAGTACGATATATCGGCGGACTACGTGGACAGCACCACCTACGAGCCGCGCAGTACAATAATCGATCCCGAATTTATTAGTCATG CAGATGGCGATATCAACGATGTGCTGATCAAAACCCTGGCGGAGGCGCATAACAACACAAATACCAAACTGGAAGCTGTGCACGACATGTTCCGAAAGCAACCG cAGGATGTATCGCGCATTCTCTACTACAAGAATCTGGGCCCTGAGGAGCTCTGGCTGGACTGCGCCGAGAAGCTTACACAAATGATACAGAACATAATCGAATTTGCAAAGCTAATACCAGGATTCATGCGCCTGAGTCAGGACGATCAG ATATTATTGCTGAAGACGGGCTCCTTTGAGCTGGCGATTGTTCGCATGTCCAGACTGCTAGATCTCTCCCAGAACGCGGTACTCTACGGCGATGTGATGCTGCCCCAGGAGGCGTTCTACACATCCGACTCGGAGGAGATGCGCCTGGTGTCGCGCATCTTCCAAACGGCCAAGTCGATAGCCGAACTTAAACTGACTGAAACCGAACTGGCGCTGTACCAGAGTTTAGTATTGCTCTGGCCAG AACGCAATGGAGTCCGTGGTAATACGGAAATTCAGAGGCTTTTCAATCTGAGCATGAATGCGATTCGGCAGGAGCTGGAAACGAATCATGCGCCGCTCAAGGGCGATGTCACTGTGCTGGACACACTGCTGAACAATATACCCAATTTCCG CGACATTTCCATTTTGCATATGGAGGCGTTGAGCAAGTTCAAGCAACAGCATCCGAATGTTGTGTTCCCGGCGCTGTACAAGGAGCTCTTCTCCATAGATTCGCAGCAGGATCTGACATAA
- the LOC6494992 gene encoding probable nuclear hormone receptor HR3 isoform X8 has protein sequence MYTQRMFDMWSSVTSKLEAHANNLGQSNVQSPAGQNNSSGSIKAQIEIIPCKVCGDKSSGVHYGVITCEGCKGFFRRSQSSVVNYQCPRNKQCVVDRVNRNRCQYCRLQKCLKLGMSRDAVKFGRMSKKQREKVEDEVRFHRAQMRAQSDAAPDSSVYDTQTPSSSDQLHHNNYNSYSGGYSNNEVGYGSPYGYSASVTPQQTMQYDISADYVDSTTYEPRSTIIDPEFISHADGDINDVLIKTLAEAHNNTNTKLEAVHDMFRKQPQDVSRILYYKNLGPEELWLDCAEKLTQMIQNIIEFAKLIPGFMRLSQDDQILLLKTGSFELAIVRMSRLLDLSQNAVLYGDVMLPQEAFYTSDSEEMRLVSRIFQTAKSIAELKLTETELALYQSLVLLWPERNGVRGNTEIQRLFNLSMNAIRQELETNHAPLKGDVTVLDTLLNNIPNFRDISILHMEALSKFKQQHPNVVFPALYKELFSIDSQQDLT, from the exons CTCAAATCGAGATAATTCCATGCAAAGTCTGCGGCGACAAGTCATCGGGCGTGCACTACGGCGTAATCACCTGCGAGGGCTGTAAGGGATTTTTTCGACGATCGCAGAGCTCCGTGGTGAACTATCAGTGTCCGCGCAACAAGCAATGTGTGGTGGATCGCGTTAACCGGAACCGCTGTCAATACTGTAGACTGCAAAAGTGCCTAAAACTGGGAATGAGTCGTGATG CTGTAAAGTTCGGAAGGATGTCGAAGAAACAGCGCGAGAAGGTCGAGGACGAGGTCCGCTTCCACCGGGCCCAGATGAGGGCCCAGAGCGATGCGGCGCCTGACAGCTCCGTGTACGACACGCAGACCCCCTCTAGCAGCGATCAGCTGCATcacaacaactacaatag CTACAGCGGCGGATATTCCAACAACGAGGTGGGCTACGGCAGTCCCTACGGCTACTCGGCCTCCGTGACGCCCCAGCAGACCATGCAGTACGATATATCGGCGGACTACGTGGACAGCACCACCTACGAGCCGCGCAGTACAATAATCGATCCCGAATTTATTAGTCATG CAGATGGCGATATCAACGATGTGCTGATCAAAACCCTGGCGGAGGCGCATAACAACACAAATACCAAACTGGAAGCTGTGCACGACATGTTCCGAAAGCAACCG cAGGATGTATCGCGCATTCTCTACTACAAGAATCTGGGCCCTGAGGAGCTCTGGCTGGACTGCGCCGAGAAGCTTACACAAATGATACAGAACATAATCGAATTTGCAAAGCTAATACCAGGATTCATGCGCCTGAGTCAGGACGATCAG ATATTATTGCTGAAGACGGGCTCCTTTGAGCTGGCGATTGTTCGCATGTCCAGACTGCTAGATCTCTCCCAGAACGCGGTACTCTACGGCGATGTGATGCTGCCCCAGGAGGCGTTCTACACATCCGACTCGGAGGAGATGCGCCTGGTGTCGCGCATCTTCCAAACGGCCAAGTCGATAGCCGAACTTAAACTGACTGAAACCGAACTGGCGCTGTACCAGAGTTTAGTATTGCTCTGGCCAG AACGCAATGGAGTCCGTGGTAATACGGAAATTCAGAGGCTTTTCAATCTGAGCATGAATGCGATTCGGCAGGAGCTGGAAACGAATCATGCGCCGCTCAAGGGCGATGTCACTGTGCTGGACACACTGCTGAACAATATACCCAATTTCCG CGACATTTCCATTTTGCATATGGAGGCGTTGAGCAAGTTCAAGCAACAGCATCCGAATGTTGTGTTCCCGGCGCTGTACAAGGAGCTCTTCTCCATAGATTCGCAGCAGGATCTGACATAA
- the LOC6494992 gene encoding probable nuclear hormone receptor HR3 isoform X7, translated as MYTQRMFDMWSSVTSKLEAHANNLGQSNVQSPAGQNNSSGSIKAQIEIIPCKVCGDKSSGVHYGVITCEGCKGFFRRSQSSVVNYQCPRNKQCVVDRVNRNRCQYCRLQKCLKLGMSRDAVKFGRMSKKQREKVEDEVRFHRAQMRAQSDAAPDSSVYDTQTPSSSDQLHHNNYNSYSGGYSNNEVGYGSPYGYSASVTPQQTMQYDISADYVDSTTYEPRSTIIDPEFISHADGDINDVLIKTLAEAHNNTNTKLEAVHDMFRKQPDVSRILYYKNLGPEELWLDCAEKLTQMIQNIIEFAKLIPGFMRLSQDDQILLLKTGSFELAIVRMSRLLDLSQNAVLYGDVMLPQEAFYTSDSEEMRLVSRIFQTAKSIAELKLTETELALYQSLVLLWPERNGVRGNTEIQRLFNLSMNAIRQELETNHAPLKGDVTVLDTLLNNIPNFRDISILHMEALSKFKQQHPNVVFPALYKELFSIDSQQDLT; from the exons CTCAAATCGAGATAATTCCATGCAAAGTCTGCGGCGACAAGTCATCGGGCGTGCACTACGGCGTAATCACCTGCGAGGGCTGTAAGGGATTTTTTCGACGATCGCAGAGCTCCGTGGTGAACTATCAGTGTCCGCGCAACAAGCAATGTGTGGTGGATCGCGTTAACCGGAACCGCTGTCAATACTGTAGACTGCAAAAGTGCCTAAAACTGGGAATGAGTCGTGATG CTGTAAAGTTCGGAAGGATGTCGAAGAAACAGCGCGAGAAGGTCGAGGACGAGGTCCGCTTCCACCGGGCCCAGATGAGGGCCCAGAGCGATGCGGCGCCTGACAGCTCCGTGTACGACACGCAGACCCCCTCTAGCAGCGATCAGCTGCATcacaacaactacaatag CTACAGCGGCGGATATTCCAACAACGAGGTGGGCTACGGCAGTCCCTACGGCTACTCGGCCTCCGTGACGCCCCAGCAGACCATGCAGTACGATATATCGGCGGACTACGTGGACAGCACCACCTACGAGCCGCGCAGTACAATAATCGATCCCGAATTTATTAGTCATG CAGATGGCGATATCAACGATGTGCTGATCAAAACCCTGGCGGAGGCGCATAACAACACAAATACCAAACTGGAAGCTGTGCACGACATGTTCCGAAAGCAACCG GATGTATCGCGCATTCTCTACTACAAGAATCTGGGCCCTGAGGAGCTCTGGCTGGACTGCGCCGAGAAGCTTACACAAATGATACAGAACATAATCGAATTTGCAAAGCTAATACCAGGATTCATGCGCCTGAGTCAGGACGATCAG ATATTATTGCTGAAGACGGGCTCCTTTGAGCTGGCGATTGTTCGCATGTCCAGACTGCTAGATCTCTCCCAGAACGCGGTACTCTACGGCGATGTGATGCTGCCCCAGGAGGCGTTCTACACATCCGACTCGGAGGAGATGCGCCTGGTGTCGCGCATCTTCCAAACGGCCAAGTCGATAGCCGAACTTAAACTGACTGAAACCGAACTGGCGCTGTACCAGAGTTTAGTATTGCTCTGGCCAG AACGCAATGGAGTCCGTGGTAATACGGAAATTCAGAGGCTTTTCAATCTGAGCATGAATGCGATTCGGCAGGAGCTGGAAACGAATCATGCGCCGCTCAAGGGCGATGTCACTGTGCTGGACACACTGCTGAACAATATACCCAATTTCCG CGACATTTCCATTTTGCATATGGAGGCGTTGAGCAAGTTCAAGCAACAGCATCCGAATGTTGTGTTCCCGGCGCTGTACAAGGAGCTCTTCTCCATAGATTCGCAGCAGGATCTGACATAA